From a region of the Streptomyces tirandamycinicus genome:
- a CDS encoding sulfurtransferase, giving the protein MNPIITATELAGESAGPRPPVLLDVRWQLTLAKAAGAAPFDGRAAYAAGHIPGAVYVDLDSALAGPPGRGGRHPLPDVEVFGAAMRRAGVSGGAPVVVYDGGQGWAAARAWWLLRWAGHPDVRFLDGGLDAWGGPLSTDVPAPEPGDFTPVPGGLPLLDADGAAALARSGLLLDARAAERYRGDVEPVDPVGGHIPGAVSAPTTQNVSEGATTFLPKEKLSARFKRLGAADAPEVGVYCGSGVSGAHQVLALAIAGIPAALYAGSWSEWSSDPARPVATGPDPQ; this is encoded by the coding sequence ATGAACCCCATCATCACCGCTACCGAACTCGCCGGCGAGTCGGCCGGTCCGCGGCCCCCGGTGCTGCTCGACGTCCGCTGGCAGCTCACCCTGGCCAAGGCGGCCGGCGCCGCGCCGTTCGACGGGCGGGCCGCCTACGCGGCCGGGCACATCCCGGGTGCCGTCTACGTCGACCTCGACTCCGCACTGGCGGGACCACCCGGCCGGGGCGGCCGGCATCCGCTGCCGGACGTGGAGGTCTTCGGCGCCGCGATGCGCCGTGCGGGAGTGTCGGGCGGCGCCCCCGTCGTGGTGTACGACGGCGGCCAGGGCTGGGCCGCGGCGCGGGCGTGGTGGCTGCTGCGGTGGGCGGGACATCCGGACGTCCGCTTCCTGGACGGCGGTCTCGATGCGTGGGGCGGTCCGCTGAGTACGGATGTCCCGGCGCCGGAACCGGGGGACTTCACCCCGGTGCCCGGCGGTCTGCCGCTGCTCGACGCGGACGGCGCGGCCGCCCTCGCCCGGTCCGGGCTGCTGCTGGACGCGCGCGCGGCCGAGCGCTACCGGGGCGACGTCGAGCCGGTCGACCCGGTCGGCGGGCACATTCCCGGCGCGGTCTCGGCACCGACGACGCAGAACGTCTCCGAGGGAGCCACCACGTTCCTGCCCAAGGAGAAACTGTCCGCCCGCTTCAAGCGCCTCGGCGCCGCGGACGCGCCCGAGGTCGGTGTCTACTGCGGTTCCGGCGTCTCCGGCGCGCACCAGGTCCTGGCCCTGGCGATCGCCGGCATCCCGGCGGCGCTCTATGCGGGCTCCTGGTCGGAGTGGTCCTCCGACCCCGCGCGGCCGGTCGCCACGGGCCCCGACCCGCAGTAG
- the sepH gene encoding septation protein SepH, translating to MTSAGTTREVPMPELRVVAVSNDGTRLVLKAADSTEYTLPIDERLRAAVRNDRARLGQIEIEVESHLRPRDIQARIRAGASAEEVAQLAGIPVERVRRFEGPVLAERAFMAERARKTPVRRPGENTGPQLGEAVQERLLLRGAEKDTVQWDSWRRDDGTWEVLLVYRVAGEPHSASWTYDPPRRLVQAADDEARALIGETDDAIGVAHEPSFPFVPRIARLPRDRPLDRAPDRPAQLPAAADADETERDSLTSLLEAVPSFRGDLVVPDRSAPDGPAAEPVQEPEAEEPPAPAASAGAGSAYADVLMPRAVSGHRDRLTGTTDRQAEADGVRPGRRAAVPSWDEIVFGTRRKKQD from the coding sequence GTGACGTCGGCAGGCACCACCCGGGAGGTCCCCATGCCCGAACTGCGTGTCGTGGCCGTCTCGAACGACGGCACACGACTGGTGCTGAAGGCTGCGGACAGCACGGAGTACACGCTTCCGATTGACGAACGGCTGCGCGCCGCCGTCCGCAACGACCGCGCGCGCCTCGGCCAGATCGAGATCGAGGTCGAGAGCCACCTCCGCCCCCGCGACATCCAGGCGCGTATACGAGCAGGCGCCTCCGCGGAGGAGGTCGCCCAGCTCGCCGGCATCCCCGTGGAACGGGTGCGCCGGTTCGAGGGGCCCGTCCTCGCGGAGCGCGCGTTCATGGCGGAGCGTGCGCGCAAGACACCCGTCCGGCGCCCAGGGGAGAACACCGGGCCGCAGCTCGGCGAGGCCGTCCAGGAGCGTCTGCTGCTGCGGGGCGCCGAGAAGGACACCGTCCAGTGGGACTCCTGGCGCCGGGACGACGGCACCTGGGAAGTGCTGCTGGTGTACCGGGTGGCGGGAGAGCCGCACTCGGCGAGCTGGACGTACGACCCGCCGCGCCGTCTCGTCCAGGCCGCCGACGACGAGGCCCGGGCGCTGATCGGGGAGACCGACGACGCGATCGGCGTCGCCCACGAGCCGAGCTTCCCGTTCGTGCCGCGCATCGCCCGCCTCCCCCGGGACCGGCCGCTCGACCGCGCCCCGGACCGTCCCGCACAGCTCCCGGCGGCGGCAGACGCCGACGAGACCGAACGCGACTCGCTGACCAGCCTGCTGGAGGCGGTGCCCAGCTTCCGGGGCGACCTCGTCGTGCCGGACCGGTCCGCCCCGGACGGACCCGCCGCCGAACCCGTCCAGGAGCCCGAGGCCGAGGAGCCCCCCGCCCCCGCGGCCTCCGCCGGCGCCGGCTCGGCGTACGCGGACGTCCTGATGCCGCGGGCGGTCAGTGGCCACCGCGACCGCCTCACCGGCACCACGGACCGCCAGGCCGAGGCCGACGGCGTCCGGCCGGGGCGCCGCGCCGCGGTGCCGAGCTGGGACGAGATCGTGTTCGGCACCCGCCGGAAGAAGCAGGATTGA
- a CDS encoding D-arabinono-1,4-lactone oxidase — translation MTSTSGTTRGNAWRNWAGTVAARPAREVTPASAAELAEAVRRAAEDGLRVKTVGTGHSFTAIAATDGVLIRPDLLTGIREIDRTAMTVTVEAGTPLKRLNAALAREDLSLANMGDIMAQTVAGATSTGTHGTGRDSASIAAQIRGLELITADGSVLTVSEKGTDQEREIFAAARVGLGALGVISAITFAVEPLFLLSAREEPMSFDRVTSEFDELHAENEHFEFYWFPHTGNCNTKRNNRSAGPAAPPGAVSGWITDELLSNGLFQVANSVGRAVPAAIPAIARVSSRALSARTYTDIPYKVFTSPRRVRFVEMEYALPREAAVAALRELKAMVDRSPLRISFPVEVRTAPADDITLSTASGRESAYIAVHMYKGTPYRSYFTAVERIMTGYGGRPHWGKIHTRDAEYLDGVYPRFGEFLALRDRLDPGRLFGNDHLRRVLGA, via the coding sequence ATGACGAGCACATCCGGGACCACGAGGGGGAACGCGTGGCGTAACTGGGCGGGCACGGTCGCCGCCCGTCCGGCGCGGGAGGTCACTCCGGCCTCCGCCGCGGAACTGGCCGAGGCCGTGCGCCGCGCCGCGGAGGACGGCCTTCGGGTGAAGACGGTCGGCACCGGCCACTCGTTCACCGCGATCGCCGCCACCGACGGCGTGCTGATCCGGCCCGATCTCCTCACCGGCATCCGGGAGATCGACCGTACGGCGATGACGGTGACCGTCGAGGCCGGTACTCCGCTGAAGCGGCTCAACGCGGCGCTCGCCCGGGAGGACCTGTCGCTCGCCAACATGGGCGACATCATGGCGCAGACGGTCGCGGGCGCCACGAGCACCGGGACGCACGGCACCGGCCGCGACTCGGCCTCGATCGCGGCGCAGATCAGGGGGCTTGAGCTGATCACGGCGGACGGTTCGGTGCTGACCGTCTCGGAGAAGGGCACCGACCAGGAGCGGGAGATCTTCGCCGCCGCCAGGGTCGGGCTCGGCGCCCTGGGGGTGATCAGCGCGATCACCTTCGCCGTGGAGCCGCTGTTCCTGCTGTCGGCCCGCGAGGAGCCGATGTCCTTCGACCGGGTGACATCGGAGTTCGACGAGCTGCACGCGGAGAACGAGCACTTCGAGTTCTACTGGTTCCCCCACACGGGCAACTGCAACACCAAGCGCAACAACCGCAGTGCCGGCCCCGCCGCCCCTCCCGGGGCGGTCAGCGGGTGGATCACGGACGAGCTGCTGTCCAACGGGCTGTTCCAGGTGGCCAATTCCGTCGGGCGTGCGGTGCCGGCCGCGATACCGGCGATCGCGCGGGTCTCCAGCCGCGCACTGTCCGCCCGCACCTACACGGACATTCCTTACAAGGTCTTCACAAGTCCCCGCAGGGTCCGCTTCGTCGAGATGGAGTACGCGCTTCCTAGAGAGGCCGCCGTCGCGGCACTGCGCGAGCTGAAGGCGATGGTCGACCGTTCGCCGCTGCGCATCAGCTTCCCGGTGGAGGTGCGGACGGCGCCCGCCGACGACATCACGCTGTCCACCGCGTCCGGGCGGGAGAGCGCGTACATCGCCGTGCACATGTACAAGGGCACGCCCTACCGTTCGTACTTCACCGCGGTGGAGCGGATCATGACCGGGTACGGCGGCCGGCCGCACTGGGGCAAGATCCACACGCGGGACGCGGAGTACCTCGACGGCGTCTACCCGCGCTTCGGCGAGTTCCTGGCGCTGCGCGACCGGCTGGACCCCGGCCGGCTGTTCGGCAACGACCATCTGCGACGGGTGCTGGGAGCCTGA
- a CDS encoding MFS transporter, translated as MPSPYRAIFAAPGTLAFSAAGFLGRMPLSMMGVGIVAMVSHVTGRYTLAGWLSATLALSAAVLGPQVSRLVDRHGQRRVLRPALLISVAAVAGLLVSVRQGAPHWMLFAFTACAGCIPAVGAMTRARWAAIYHGSPRQLHTAYALESIVDEVCFIVGPIVSIGLSTVWFPEAGPLLATAFLVVGVLWLTAQRATEPAPHPRTSGSGGSALRSPGLRVLALTFVATGAVFGSVDVVTVAFAEEQGSKAAASLVLAVYALGSCLAGAVFGLLHLKGEPARRWVLGVCAMAVSMIPLQLAGNLAVLAVALFVAGLAIAPTMVTTMALVEAHVPRTKLTEGMTWTGTGLAVGVSLGLSASGWAVDEYGAGAAYAVPATAGVLAVAVAFLGYRRLRRPVPTREGRDDEHIRDHEGERVA; from the coding sequence TTGCCCAGTCCCTACCGCGCCATATTCGCGGCCCCCGGCACCCTGGCGTTCTCCGCCGCAGGCTTCCTCGGGCGCATGCCGCTGTCCATGATGGGCGTCGGCATCGTGGCGATGGTCTCCCACGTCACGGGGCGCTACACCCTCGCCGGCTGGCTCTCCGCCACCCTGGCGCTGTCGGCGGCGGTGCTCGGCCCCCAGGTGTCCCGGCTGGTCGACCGGCACGGCCAGCGCAGGGTGCTGCGCCCGGCGCTGCTGATCTCGGTCGCCGCGGTGGCGGGACTGCTGGTCAGCGTCCGGCAGGGGGCTCCGCACTGGATGCTCTTCGCGTTCACCGCCTGCGCGGGCTGCATTCCGGCGGTCGGCGCGATGACCCGGGCCCGCTGGGCGGCGATCTACCACGGCTCGCCCCGTCAACTGCACACCGCGTACGCCCTCGAGTCGATCGTCGACGAGGTGTGCTTCATCGTCGGGCCGATCGTCTCCATCGGGCTGTCGACGGTCTGGTTCCCCGAGGCGGGCCCGCTGCTGGCCACCGCCTTCCTGGTGGTCGGCGTCCTCTGGCTCACCGCGCAGCGGGCGACCGAGCCCGCGCCGCATCCGCGCACGTCCGGCAGCGGCGGTTCCGCGCTGCGCTCCCCGGGACTGCGGGTACTGGCCCTGACGTTCGTCGCGACGGGTGCCGTCTTCGGCTCCGTCGACGTGGTCACGGTCGCCTTCGCCGAGGAGCAGGGCAGCAAGGCCGCGGCCAGTCTGGTCCTGGCGGTGTACGCGCTGGGATCCTGCCTCGCCGGAGCGGTCTTCGGGCTGCTGCACCTGAAGGGTGAGCCCGCGCGCAGATGGGTACTGGGCGTGTGCGCGATGGCCGTGAGTATGATCCCCCTCCAACTGGCCGGGAATCTGGCGGTCCTGGCCGTGGCGCTCTTTGTCGCGGGCCTGGCCATCGCGCCCACCATGGTGACGACCATGGCCCTCGTCGAAGCGCACGTACCGCGCACCAAGCTGACCGAGGGCATGACCTGGACCGGTACCGGGCTCGCGGTCGGCGTCTCGCTCGGCTTGTCGGCCTCAGGATGGGCGGTGGACGAGTACGGGGCCGGTGCCGCGTACGCGGTGCCCGCGACGGCGGGAGTGCTCGCGGTCGCGGTCGCGTTCCTGGGGTACCGCCGGCTGCGCAGGCCGGTGCCGACGCGGGAGGGGCGGGATGACGAGCACATCCGGGACCACGAGGGGGAACGCGTGGCGTAA
- a CDS encoding ferrochelatase, producing the protein MAEQHAPAPRDPAPYDALLLLSFGGPEGPDDVVPFLENVTRGRGIPKERLKEVGQHYFLFGGVSPINAQNRALLDALRKDFAGAGLDLPVYWGNRNWAPYLTDTLREMVLDGRRRVAVLATSAYASYSGCRQYRENLADALSALEAEGLPLPRVDKLRHYFNHPGFIGPMVEGVLASLADLPEDVRADAHLAFTTHSIPDAAADGSGPVAEHGRGGAYVKQHLDVARVIVDAVREETGVAHPWRLVYQSRSGAPHIPWLEPDICDHLEELHGEGVPAAVMVPIGFVSDHMEVLYDLDTEATAKAAELGLPVRRSATVGADPRFAAAIRDLLLERAAAERGKAVERCALGELGPSHDLCPIGCCPARSERPAAAGADSPYA; encoded by the coding sequence ATGGCCGAACAGCACGCTCCCGCCCCCCGTGACCCCGCCCCCTACGACGCCCTGCTGCTGCTCTCCTTCGGCGGCCCCGAGGGACCGGACGACGTGGTCCCGTTCCTGGAGAACGTGACGCGTGGCCGCGGCATCCCCAAGGAACGCCTGAAGGAAGTCGGTCAGCACTACTTCCTCTTCGGCGGGGTCAGCCCGATCAACGCCCAGAACCGGGCGCTGCTGGACGCGCTGCGCAAGGACTTCGCGGGCGCCGGGCTCGACCTGCCGGTCTACTGGGGCAACCGGAACTGGGCGCCGTACCTGACCGACACCCTCCGGGAGATGGTCCTGGACGGGCGCCGCCGGGTGGCGGTGCTCGCCACCAGCGCGTACGCCTCCTACTCGGGCTGCCGCCAGTACCGGGAGAACCTCGCGGACGCGCTCTCCGCGCTGGAGGCCGAGGGGCTTCCGCTGCCGCGTGTCGACAAGCTGAGGCACTACTTCAACCACCCGGGCTTCATCGGCCCGATGGTGGAGGGCGTGCTCGCCTCGCTCGCCGACCTGCCCGAGGACGTGCGGGCCGACGCGCATCTGGCGTTCACCACCCACTCCATCCCGGACGCGGCGGCGGACGGTTCGGGCCCGGTCGCCGAGCACGGCCGGGGCGGCGCGTACGTGAAGCAGCACCTCGACGTGGCGCGGGTGATCGTGGACGCGGTCCGCGAGGAGACCGGCGTCGCCCACCCGTGGCGGCTCGTGTACCAGTCGCGCAGCGGCGCCCCGCACATCCCCTGGCTGGAGCCGGACATCTGCGACCACCTGGAGGAGCTGCACGGCGAGGGGGTGCCGGCGGCCGTGATGGTGCCGATCGGCTTCGTCTCGGACCACATGGAGGTCCTGTACGACCTGGACACCGAGGCCACCGCCAAGGCGGCGGAGCTGGGGCTGCCGGTCCGCCGGTCGGCGACCGTCGGTGCGGACCCGCGCTTCGCCGCCGCGATCCGCGACCTGCTGCTGGAGCGTGCGGCGGCCGAGCGGGGGAAGGCGGTGGAGCGGTGTGCGCTCGGCGAGCTGGGGCCGTCCCACGACCTGTGCCCGATCGGATGCTGCCCCGCCAGGTCCGAGCGCCCCGCGGCGGCCGGCGCGGACAGCCCGTACGCCTGA
- a CDS encoding inositol monophosphatase family protein translates to MSDPLLDELLSLALEAARRAGELLRDGRPDDLAVAATKSSPIDVVTEMDIAAERLITGFLADARPDDGFLGEEGASAAGTSGVRWIVDPLDGTVNYLYGLPTWAVSIAAERDGETVAGVVEVPMRGETYRAVRGGGAFCGDRRLRCRPAPPLDQALVSTGFNYVEPVRRHQAEVARRLIPQLRDIRRGGSAAVDLCDVAAGRLDGYYERGLHPWDLAAGDLIAREAGALTGSRPGRPPSGDLAVAASPGVFTPLQRLLDDLGAWHD, encoded by the coding sequence CTGTCCGACCCCCTGCTCGACGAGCTGCTGTCCCTGGCGCTGGAGGCCGCGCGCAGGGCGGGTGAGCTGCTGCGGGACGGCAGACCCGACGACCTCGCCGTGGCCGCGACCAAGTCCAGCCCGATCGACGTCGTGACCGAGATGGACATCGCCGCGGAGAGGCTGATCACCGGATTTCTCGCCGACGCCCGGCCCGACGACGGCTTCCTCGGCGAGGAGGGCGCGTCCGCGGCGGGCACGAGCGGCGTCCGCTGGATCGTGGACCCGCTCGACGGCACCGTGAACTACCTCTACGGCCTGCCGACGTGGGCCGTCTCCATCGCGGCCGAGCGGGACGGCGAGACCGTCGCCGGCGTCGTCGAGGTGCCGATGCGCGGCGAGACGTACCGGGCCGTGCGCGGTGGCGGCGCCTTCTGCGGCGACCGCCGGCTGCGCTGCCGGCCCGCCCCGCCGCTGGACCAGGCACTGGTCTCCACCGGTTTCAACTACGTGGAGCCGGTGCGCCGCCACCAGGCGGAAGTGGCCCGGCGGCTGATCCCGCAGCTCCGCGACATCCGGCGCGGCGGCTCCGCCGCGGTGGACCTGTGCGACGTCGCCGCCGGCCGTCTGGACGGCTACTACGAGCGCGGCCTCCACCCCTGGGACCTCGCGGCCGGGGACCTCATCGCCCGCGAGGCGGGAGCCCTGACCGGGTCACGCCCGGGCCGGCCGCCGTCCGGGGACCTGGCCGTCGCGGCGTCCCCCGGCGTCTTCACGCCCCTCCAGCGCCTGCTCGACGACCTGGGCGCCTGGCACGACTGA